One region of Chlorobiota bacterium genomic DNA includes:
- a CDS encoding c-type cytochrome, with translation MISRYSITAIALLGLALVAGCNGDSTTEPTPPSADDARSGGEMTIMNASSAAFSFPAPNLDGEAFNLHAEGDAAFEATFVTAPASVNAGLGPVYNNTSCISCHARDGRGRPPYAGENFSSMLFRISIPGTDSDGGPNPVPGFGGQLQNRSVFGIPAEGTISTTYIERQGTFADGQSYTLREPRYVVESSYRPTPAGMMISPRIAPPVVGLGLLEAVPESALLANADEADHDGDGISGRANYVWDVKEGKQAIGRFGWKANTPSLLQQAAAAYNNDMGITSTMFPLETCHGQPQCDTTSDDPEVDEQTLKAAAHYTATLAVPARRSLNNPQVQRGQVVFRAASCNRCHVETLQTGIAPNAPYLSNQTIHPYTDLLLHDMGEGLADNRPDYLANGREWRTQPLWGIGLTRIVNGHTFFLHDGRARDLMEAILWHGGEAEASRNYVQQLPRTDRDALIAFLESL, from the coding sequence ATGATATCTCGCTATTCCATTACAGCAATTGCCCTGCTTGGCTTGGCGTTGGTGGCCGGATGCAACGGCGATTCCACAACCGAGCCAACGCCACCCTCTGCCGACGATGCGCGTTCCGGTGGCGAGATGACCATCATGAACGCATCCAGCGCAGCGTTCTCCTTCCCCGCTCCCAACCTTGATGGCGAGGCGTTCAACCTTCATGCCGAAGGGGATGCAGCGTTCGAGGCAACGTTTGTCACGGCCCCGGCCAGCGTTAATGCTGGCTTGGGGCCGGTGTATAACAACACTTCCTGCATCAGCTGCCACGCCCGCGACGGGCGCGGACGCCCGCCATACGCCGGCGAAAATTTCAGCTCGATGCTTTTCCGCATCAGCATCCCCGGCACCGATAGCGATGGAGGCCCGAATCCGGTTCCGGGATTTGGGGGGCAACTGCAAAACCGCAGTGTGTTCGGGATTCCTGCCGAAGGGACAATCAGCACAACGTACATCGAGCGGCAAGGGACCTTTGCCGACGGCCAAAGCTACACTCTGCGCGAACCTCGGTACGTTGTGGAATCCTCCTACCGCCCTACCCCCGCTGGAATGATGATCTCCCCACGGATTGCCCCACCAGTGGTTGGCTTGGGATTGCTGGAGGCCGTTCCCGAATCGGCACTGCTTGCCAATGCCGACGAAGCCGACCACGATGGCGATGGAATCAGCGGGCGGGCGAACTACGTGTGGGATGTGAAGGAAGGGAAGCAAGCGATTGGGCGATTCGGCTGGAAGGCCAACACGCCAAGTTTGCTGCAACAAGCCGCCGCCGCCTACAACAACGATATGGGAATCACCAGCACGATGTTCCCGCTGGAGACCTGCCACGGCCAACCCCAATGCGACACCACCAGTGATGATCCTGAAGTTGATGAGCAAACGCTGAAAGCAGCCGCCCACTACACCGCAACCCTTGCCGTTCCGGCCCGCCGCAGCTTGAACAATCCGCAGGTGCAGCGGGGCCAGGTGGTGTTCCGCGCAGCCAGCTGCAACCGCTGCCATGTTGAAACGCTGCAGACCGGCATTGCTCCCAATGCCCCCTATCTTTCCAACCAAACGATTCACCCATACACGGACCTTCTGCTGCACGACATGGGGGAAGGGCTTGCCGATAATCGCCCCGACTACCTTGCCAATGGGCGGGAATGGAGAACGCAGCCGTTGTGGGGAATCGGGCTGACCCGCATTGTCAACGGCCACACGTTCTTCCTGCACGATGGCCGCGCCCGCGACCTGATGGAAGCAATCCTGTGGCACGGTGGCGAAGCCGAAGCATCGCGCAATTACGTCCAGCAGCTACCCCGCACCGACCGTGACGCACTGATTGCATTTTTGGAGTCGTTGTAA
- the dnaB gene encoding replicative DNA helicase, with translation MTNAGGILNEGNAPEYPLDRMLNGGRGRQKIVPMGATPDRIPPHSNEAEMAVLGAMMLEKDAAAKAMQILSKDHFYRETHRLIYEAMISLADRNQPIDIITLNDELRRLGRLSDVGGSHYLSELNRRTPSAANVEHHARIVFERALKRMLISAANGILENCYTESTDAFEELDHAEQKMFEIGESRSTRSYQSMKRLAVETVEMLEAIAHRHRDGNGVIGVPTGLVKLDNLLGGFQRSDLVILAARPSMGKTALAMSIARNAAVDYKKAVAFFSLEMAAPQLVMRLIAAEAKIDASLLRKGDLKDEHWQSIASTIHRLTDAPIFIDDTPAMGIMELRARCRQMKREHNIEMVMVDYLQLMHAAKAESREREISVISRGLKQLAKELNIPVIALSQLNRSVESRSDKRPMLSDLRESGSIEQDADVVMFVHRPEYYGITVDEEGRPTNGIAEVIIGKQRNGPTGITQTAFIKEFARFENLAFQYDDAPAYLPPASDEQPF, from the coding sequence GTGACAAACGCAGGAGGAATTCTTAACGAAGGGAACGCCCCAGAGTATCCGCTGGACCGGATGCTGAATGGTGGGCGTGGCCGCCAGAAGATCGTGCCGATGGGCGCGACTCCGGACCGTATCCCTCCGCATTCCAACGAGGCCGAAATGGCGGTGTTGGGGGCGATGATGCTGGAGAAAGATGCCGCCGCAAAGGCGATGCAGATCCTGAGCAAGGACCATTTCTACCGCGAAACCCATCGCCTGATCTACGAGGCGATGATCTCCCTTGCCGATCGCAACCAGCCGATTGATATCATCACCCTGAACGACGAGCTTCGGCGGCTTGGGCGGCTTAGCGATGTTGGCGGATCGCACTACCTTTCCGAACTCAACCGCCGCACCCCTTCGGCGGCCAATGTTGAGCACCACGCCCGTATCGTGTTCGAACGCGCGCTGAAACGGATGCTGATTAGCGCGGCCAATGGAATCTTAGAAAACTGCTACACCGAATCCACCGACGCGTTCGAGGAGCTTGACCACGCCGAACAGAAGATGTTCGAGATTGGTGAAAGCCGCAGCACCCGCAGCTACCAATCCATGAAACGATTGGCGGTGGAGACGGTGGAGATGCTGGAAGCAATCGCCCACCGCCACCGCGACGGGAATGGAGTGATTGGCGTGCCGACCGGATTGGTGAAGCTGGACAACCTGCTGGGCGGATTCCAACGGAGCGATCTTGTGATCCTGGCAGCGCGCCCCTCGATGGGAAAAACAGCGCTGGCCATGTCAATCGCCCGCAACGCGGCGGTGGATTACAAAAAGGCCGTTGCCTTCTTCTCGCTGGAAATGGCTGCCCCACAATTGGTGATGCGTTTGATTGCTGCCGAAGCCAAAATAGATGCATCGCTTCTCCGCAAAGGGGATTTGAAAGATGAGCACTGGCAGTCCATCGCCAGCACCATCCACCGGCTGACCGATGCCCCGATTTTTATTGATGACACCCCGGCAATGGGGATCATGGAGCTGCGCGCACGCTGCCGCCAGATGAAACGGGAACACAACATCGAGATGGTGATGGTGGATTACTTGCAGCTGATGCACGCCGCCAAAGCCGAAAGCCGCGAGCGGGAAATCTCCGTGATCTCCCGTGGGTTGAAGCAGTTGGCAAAGGAGCTGAACATCCCGGTCATCGCCCTTTCGCAGCTGAACCGCTCGGTGGAATCGCGCAGCGACAAGCGGCCAATGCTGAGCGACCTTCGCGAATCGGGGTCCATCGAGCAGGACGCGGACGTTGTGATGTTTGTCCACCGCCCGGAATACTACGGCATCACCGTTGATGAAGAAGGGCGGCCAACCAACGGCATTGCCGAGGTGATTATCGGCAAGCAGCGTAACGGCCCCACGGGTATCACCCAAACGGCGTTTATCAAGGAGTTCGCGCGCTTCGAAAATCTGGCATTCCAGTACGACGACGCGCCGGCCTACTTGCCCCCCGCAAGCGACGAGCAACCGTTCTAA
- a CDS encoding TonB-dependent receptor: protein MPVFSFRPKRSAVATHLVGCLLLCLFGVQAAAQTTNGVRGVVVDEQGVPLPFCTVRLVGQQKGSDHHTTTTTNGEFAFAAVEAGGYVLLATRVGFYPETLSVTIPPPATAQPVRIVLREQSLATSEVVVTATRSVRELSTSPTSATVVTAREMRSQGARLLGEVLAEQPGLAIINDHGQGVQMQGLDPAYTLILIDGEPAVGRTSGAIDLDRFMVGDLERVEIVKGPFSSLYGSEALAGVINLISRKPGRVPQLSGVAEYGTNGRRNITLNAEGKVGEVGLRFFGGYLGSDGYDLNPSTLSPTVAPFNNYSISALAALPLSSAFDLSISGKFSAERSRSQANLVFGTDTVLFDDRGDLEDFNVSGKIGYAVSSTVRLQGSVYATRYATESTLTSPTDTAFANYYRSIFDQGLTKGELVGEWSPSEEHYLTVGGGAAAESVEAERVAGGTRTATNIHLLAQHQWQPNADFGLVAGLRFDSHSDYAARLSPRLSLLYKPIDWGTIRLSAGSGFKAPTFQQLYLDFTNPAVGYSVFGAVGLLEAVERLRDGGEIQRMLRDVEGNAVLRPESSLSFGMGFQAVPHSALRLTLDLFHNRIHDLIEATAFAVKTNGQNAFSYFNLEQVVTQGATAEARWEPLPGLALSASYQLLDCFSVEEQESIKRGEIQKVGSSGRIRAVQMVEYGGLFNRSPHSGTLRLSYNDTATGIEATFRGTLRGRYGYADANSNGVLDDDVEYHAGYTLWNCSVSKQFGQFLTLFAVADNLLDFTDPQLPELPGRLLGLGVRVEFR from the coding sequence ATGCCCGTATTCTCCTTCCGCCCAAAACGTTCCGCAGTGGCCACCCATTTGGTTGGGTGTTTGCTGCTTTGCCTGTTTGGCGTGCAAGCCGCCGCCCAAACTACCAACGGGGTTCGGGGTGTTGTTGTTGACGAACAGGGTGTTCCGCTCCCTTTCTGCACGGTTCGATTGGTTGGTCAGCAGAAAGGGAGCGACCACCACACCACCACCACCACAAACGGAGAGTTTGCTTTTGCTGCTGTCGAGGCTGGCGGCTACGTGCTGTTGGCAACGCGGGTTGGGTTCTATCCTGAAACTCTTTCTGTCACCATCCCCCCACCAGCCACAGCACAGCCAGTCCGAATTGTGCTTCGGGAGCAATCGTTAGCCACAAGCGAGGTTGTGGTGACGGCTACCCGCTCGGTTCGTGAACTATCCACGTCGCCAACTTCTGCGACAGTTGTCACCGCACGTGAGATGCGTTCGCAAGGGGCACGGCTGCTCGGCGAGGTGCTTGCCGAGCAGCCCGGTCTGGCCATCATCAACGACCACGGGCAAGGGGTTCAGATGCAAGGGTTGGACCCGGCCTACACTTTAATCCTGATTGATGGCGAGCCTGCCGTGGGGCGTACCTCGGGGGCAATAGACCTTGACCGCTTTATGGTCGGCGACCTGGAAAGGGTGGAAATCGTGAAAGGTCCCTTCAGTTCGCTGTATGGCAGCGAGGCACTGGCCGGGGTGATCAACCTTATTTCTCGGAAGCCGGGCCGTGTTCCGCAGCTGTCGGGGGTGGCGGAGTATGGGACCAATGGTCGGCGGAATATCACGCTGAACGCCGAAGGAAAAGTCGGTGAGGTGGGGCTGCGATTTTTTGGCGGGTATCTTGGCTCCGATGGCTATGATTTGAACCCATCCACCCTGTCGCCAACGGTTGCTCCATTCAATAATTACTCCATTTCCGCGCTGGCCGCGCTCCCCCTTTCTTCTGCGTTCGACCTTTCCATCAGCGGAAAATTTTCTGCCGAACGAAGCCGCAGCCAGGCCAATTTGGTGTTCGGCACCGATACGGTGTTGTTTGATGACCGAGGCGACTTGGAAGACTTCAACGTTTCCGGAAAAATCGGATATGCTGTTAGCTCTACCGTCCGGCTGCAAGGCAGCGTCTACGCCACCCGCTACGCAACCGAAAGCACCCTTACTTCCCCAACCGATACCGCTTTTGCGAACTACTACCGCAGCATCTTCGACCAAGGGCTAACGAAAGGGGAGCTTGTTGGCGAGTGGTCCCCAAGCGAGGAACATTATCTGACCGTGGGCGGCGGGGCGGCTGCCGAATCGGTTGAAGCCGAGCGGGTTGCAGGGGGAACCCGTACCGCAACCAACATCCATCTATTAGCCCAGCACCAGTGGCAGCCCAACGCCGATTTCGGGCTTGTGGCCGGCCTTCGGTTCGACTCCCACAGCGACTACGCCGCACGCCTTAGCCCGCGGCTTTCGCTTCTCTATAAGCCCATTGATTGGGGAACGATTCGCCTTTCCGCCGGAAGCGGTTTCAAGGCTCCAACGTTCCAACAACTCTATCTCGATTTCACGAACCCTGCTGTTGGATACAGCGTGTTCGGTGCGGTAGGATTACTGGAAGCGGTCGAGCGTCTGCGCGATGGAGGGGAAATTCAACGAATGCTGCGCGACGTGGAAGGCAACGCAGTGCTTCGCCCAGAAAGCTCTCTCTCGTTCGGCATGGGGTTTCAGGCAGTGCCCCATTCCGCTCTGCGCCTGACGCTTGACCTCTTCCATAATCGTATCCATGACCTTATCGAGGCAACGGCGTTTGCCGTGAAAACTAATGGCCAGAATGCGTTCAGCTACTTCAATCTGGAGCAAGTGGTGACGCAAGGGGCCACCGCCGAAGCCCGTTGGGAACCGCTCCCCGGGTTGGCACTTTCCGCTTCCTACCAGCTTCTGGACTGTTTCAGCGTGGAGGAGCAGGAGAGCATTAAGCGTGGGGAGATTCAAAAAGTGGGGTCAAGCGGGCGGATTCGTGCCGTGCAAATGGTGGAGTATGGCGGGCTGTTTAATCGCTCGCCGCACAGCGGCACGCTGCGCCTTAGCTACAACGATACCGCCACCGGTATCGAGGCCACGTTCCGCGGGACCCTTCGCGGCCGCTACGGCTATGCCGATGCCAACAGCAACGGGGTGCTGGATGATGATGTCGAGTATCACGCTGGCTACACGCTCTGGAATTGCTCGGTCAGCAAGCAGTTCGGCCAGTTCTTGACGCTGTTTGCCGTTGCCGATAACCTGCTGGATTTCACCGACCCTCAGCTTCCCGAACTCCCCGGAAGGCTGCTTGGCTTGGGTGTCCGCGTGGAGTTCCGATAA
- a CDS encoding sigma-70 family RNA polymerase sigma factor has protein sequence MHTQQEITQLLTEAQQGSSEALNHLLPIVYDELQRIAHLQLRHERRDHTLNTVALVHEAYLKLVDQNVQWQNRAHFFAVASIAMRRVLVSYARARQRLKRGNGAERVPIESVEHLISDDTATTILQLDQALTQLSAVNQRAARVVECRFFGGLSIEETAEALEVSPITVKRDWTLAKAWLRREIEG, from the coding sequence ATGCACACGCAACAAGAGATCACGCAGCTACTGACGGAAGCGCAGCAGGGGAGCAGTGAGGCACTGAACCACCTGCTGCCGATTGTGTACGATGAGCTTCAACGAATAGCGCATCTGCAGCTTCGCCACGAGCGCCGCGACCACACGCTGAACACCGTGGCGTTGGTGCACGAGGCATATCTGAAACTGGTGGATCAAAACGTGCAATGGCAGAATCGTGCGCACTTTTTTGCGGTGGCATCAATCGCCATGCGGCGCGTGTTGGTAAGCTACGCCCGCGCGCGCCAGCGGCTGAAACGGGGGAATGGAGCCGAGCGCGTCCCCATCGAATCCGTTGAACACCTGATAAGCGATGACACTGCCACCACCATCCTGCAGTTGGACCAGGCATTGACGCAGCTTTCGGCAGTGAACCAACGCGCTGCTCGTGTGGTGGAATGCCGGTTCTTCGGTGGACTATCTATCGAGGAAACAGCGGAAGCCTTGGAGGTTTCCCCCATTACGGTAAAACGCGATTGGACGCTTGCAAAGGCGTGGCTTCGGCGCGAAATCGAAGGGTGA
- a CDS encoding autotransporter outer membrane beta-barrel domain-containing protein, producing the protein MSSLPSHYRRQPLLLVLVASISFLAQPATAQLDRFSVEGYGIINYYKFWWDTDPARRAAVDVERFAIEPEYRISDRIKLEAEIEFEHGGTGSTMEFDKLEEFGEYEQEIEKGGEVVVEKLAAVLEFVPEFNLRVGHFYVPIGLTNSAYEPGDYFTVARSEMEFNIIPATWHETGIEVFGQWSGLRYRAQLINGLDATGFSSASWIVRGHQGKFEMINAENMAVAGRVDYQLSDGGSVGASGYFGNSADNRPKPDLTVPAHVAIGELHGTIEEGPFLARAMALYGSLENSGAVSKANRNLSNNLNVKRSPVGSAAFGWYAEAGYDILPWLYTPSKNAPPEEPKEEVAAKQEEEEHGEEGDRSALRLFGRYEYYDTMHGVAEGIFDNPRWERNVWTVGLNYRLNHNLTFKADFTNRTLGIPTDNIEQTFGLGMGMEF; encoded by the coding sequence ATGTCCTCCCTTCCTTCCCATTATCGTCGGCAACCCCTTCTTCTGGTGCTTGTGGCAAGCATCAGTTTCCTTGCCCAACCAGCAACTGCGCAACTTGACCGCTTTTCGGTTGAGGGATATGGCATTATCAACTACTACAAGTTCTGGTGGGATACCGACCCTGCACGCCGTGCGGCCGTTGATGTTGAACGATTTGCTATCGAGCCAGAGTACCGCATAAGCGACCGAATCAAGCTGGAGGCGGAGATTGAGTTTGAACACGGCGGAACGGGAAGCACCATGGAGTTTGATAAGCTGGAGGAGTTCGGCGAGTACGAACAAGAGATTGAGAAAGGGGGAGAAGTTGTGGTGGAGAAACTTGCGGCGGTGCTTGAGTTTGTGCCGGAGTTCAACCTGCGCGTTGGGCATTTTTACGTCCCTATTGGGCTAACGAATTCCGCGTACGAGCCGGGCGATTACTTCACCGTTGCACGCTCGGAGATGGAATTCAACATCATCCCGGCAACGTGGCATGAAACCGGAATCGAAGTGTTTGGCCAATGGAGCGGGCTGCGGTATCGTGCGCAATTAATTAATGGCCTTGATGCCACCGGATTTAGTTCCGCAAGCTGGATTGTGCGCGGGCATCAAGGGAAGTTTGAGATGATTAATGCCGAGAACATGGCGGTGGCGGGGCGGGTTGATTACCAACTCAGCGATGGGGGTTCCGTGGGGGCCAGCGGATACTTTGGCAACAGCGCCGATAACCGCCCCAAACCGGACCTGACGGTTCCCGCCCACGTAGCCATTGGCGAACTGCACGGAACCATAGAGGAAGGCCCATTCCTTGCCCGCGCCATGGCACTCTATGGCTCGTTGGAAAACTCTGGCGCGGTCTCCAAAGCCAACCGGAATCTTTCCAACAACCTTAATGTGAAACGTTCCCCCGTTGGCAGCGCAGCGTTTGGCTGGTACGCTGAAGCAGGATATGATATCCTCCCCTGGTTGTACACTCCATCAAAGAACGCCCCCCCCGAAGAGCCGAAGGAAGAAGTCGCCGCAAAGCAGGAAGAGGAGGAGCATGGTGAGGAAGGGGATAGGTCCGCGCTTCGCCTGTTTGGGCGGTATGAGTACTACGACACCATGCACGGCGTTGCCGAAGGGATTTTCGACAATCCACGATGGGAGCGGAACGTGTGGACCGTGGGGCTGAACTACCGCCTGAACCACAACCTTACCTTCAAAGCCGATTTCACAAATCGCACACTGGGCATTCCCACCGATAACATCGAGCAAACGTTCGGGCTGGGAATGGGGATGGAGTTTTAA
- a CDS encoding serine/threonine protein kinase: MTAERWETVQQMFSEILEQTEGNPGAVSERNQLLDQLCNGDAELRAEVESLLGSYNAEYLEQPAGTIAQVAQIIDQQMMEGQEIGAYRVIRQLGDGGMGSVYLAERKDHQFSKRVAVKVVKRGMDSEEVVRRFRSEQHILASLNHANIAQLFDAGIAPDGRPYFVMEFVENAAPIDRHCDQQRLTIGQRLELFCTVCSAVQYAHQNLVVHRDLKAANILVGAGSGIKLLDFGIAKLLNERDRNTWLVQTRFEARVLTLDNAAPEQIRGEAITTATDIYALGVLLYQLLCGHRPYQIGSRTTAEIEQIICHHIPDTPSSMVARSVESPLATETDRPLTPAGVADARSTRPERLMHELRGDLDTIVLKAMQKEPSRRYTTVNQFAEDIQRWLRGMPILAQPDSIGYRIRKFLGRHQMGVTIAGGAFVSLAAFSVATAKQSRRIQRQAQEITRQRDKAEQVATFLKDVFQVSDPAINHGATVTAQELLEKGAERIEAELGNQPQVLADLQFVIAEVFMNLGLFDRAQAMAERSLALRRTLFLPPHILLAESLFLLAGIMRFNERYEDSQQLYQESLAMQQKLFGKQHTAVAATLNEMGITAGYQGHVEQARTLLEESLAMRRLLHGEEHPNIARTLNNLGLLLKRNGQPEAAEKLYQQALQLQRKLFGNDHPDVARTLNNLAATLRALGKVEESELCDREALAIRQRIYKDHPETAQSLNNLASALLRKGKLAEAEVLFRQAAELWQMLYRDNHPQVARGLSNLAHVQRLQGNDQEAEELLEKAVEILENHHGANHPETARVVAAIAALRYDAGDYRKATTLYRHAHAAYALEYGQHHERTAVIAHKLAEALLQIGEVGAATQLLEESYQVLQRINHQSAGSIGQLLASIKG, from the coding sequence ATGACTGCTGAACGCTGGGAAACAGTGCAACAGATGTTCTCCGAGATACTGGAACAAACCGAGGGAAACCCCGGCGCAGTTTCGGAGAGAAATCAACTGCTGGACCAGCTCTGCAACGGCGACGCGGAGTTGCGGGCCGAGGTGGAGTCGCTGCTGGGTTCGTACAACGCGGAGTACCTTGAGCAGCCGGCCGGGACCATCGCCCAAGTGGCTCAAATTATTGACCAGCAGATGATGGAGGGCCAAGAGATTGGCGCGTATCGTGTGATCCGCCAGTTAGGGGATGGGGGGATGGGATCCGTCTATCTTGCTGAACGGAAGGACCACCAGTTCAGCAAGCGTGTGGCGGTAAAAGTGGTGAAGCGGGGGATGGACAGCGAAGAGGTTGTCCGCCGATTCCGAAGCGAGCAGCATATTCTGGCATCGCTGAACCATGCAAACATTGCCCAGCTGTTCGATGCCGGAATCGCGCCCGATGGCCGGCCATATTTTGTGATGGAGTTTGTGGAGAATGCCGCGCCGATTGATCGCCACTGCGACCAGCAGCGGCTTACTATCGGCCAACGGTTGGAGCTGTTCTGCACGGTTTGCTCCGCGGTTCAATACGCCCACCAGAATCTTGTTGTGCATCGTGATCTAAAAGCGGCCAACATCTTGGTGGGGGCCGGCAGCGGGATAAAGCTGTTAGACTTCGGCATCGCAAAACTGCTGAACGAGCGGGACCGGAACACATGGCTTGTGCAAACCCGATTCGAGGCCAGAGTGCTGACCCTCGACAACGCGGCCCCGGAACAGATTCGGGGGGAAGCAATCACCACGGCAACCGATATCTACGCGCTGGGGGTGCTGTTGTACCAACTGCTTTGCGGGCACCGCCCGTACCAGATTGGAAGCCGCACCACGGCTGAGATTGAGCAGATCATCTGCCACCACATTCCCGACACCCCCAGCAGCATGGTTGCCCGCAGCGTGGAATCTCCGCTGGCCACAGAAACCGATCGTCCGCTAACCCCCGCCGGCGTGGCCGACGCACGCTCAACACGCCCCGAGCGGTTGATGCACGAGCTTCGTGGCGACTTGGACACCATTGTGTTGAAGGCAATGCAGAAGGAGCCATCGCGACGCTACACAACGGTCAATCAATTTGCCGAGGATATCCAGCGGTGGCTGCGCGGAATGCCGATCCTTGCACAGCCGGACAGCATCGGGTATCGCATTAGAAAATTTTTGGGGAGGCATCAAATGGGCGTTACGATTGCGGGGGGGGCGTTTGTGTCGCTTGCGGCGTTCAGCGTTGCAACCGCCAAGCAGTCGCGAAGGATACAACGCCAGGCTCAGGAGATTACGCGCCAGCGCGACAAGGCCGAACAAGTGGCCACCTTCCTGAAGGATGTGTTCCAGGTGTCCGACCCCGCGATTAACCACGGCGCAACGGTTACGGCCCAGGAGCTGTTGGAGAAAGGGGCCGAGCGGATTGAGGCGGAGCTGGGAAATCAACCGCAGGTGCTTGCCGACTTGCAGTTTGTGATTGCCGAAGTCTTCATGAATTTAGGGCTGTTCGACCGCGCCCAGGCCATGGCCGAACGAAGCCTTGCGCTGCGCCGCACGTTGTTCTTGCCGCCCCATATTTTGCTTGCCGAGTCGCTGTTCCTTCTTGCCGGCATCATGCGATTTAACGAACGCTACGAGGACTCGCAGCAGCTCTATCAGGAGTCGCTAGCAATGCAGCAAAAACTGTTCGGCAAGCAGCACACCGCTGTGGCCGCAACGCTGAACGAAATGGGCATTACTGCCGGGTATCAAGGCCATGTTGAGCAGGCCCGCACGCTGCTTGAGGAGTCGCTGGCCATGCGGCGGTTGCTGCATGGGGAAGAGCATCCCAATATCGCCCGCACGCTGAACAACTTGGGATTGCTTCTAAAACGAAACGGCCAGCCGGAAGCGGCCGAAAAACTCTATCAACAAGCGCTGCAACTGCAACGCAAACTTTTTGGCAACGATCATCCCGACGTGGCCCGCACGTTGAACAACCTTGCGGCAACCTTGCGTGCGTTGGGGAAAGTGGAGGAATCTGAACTGTGCGACAGGGAGGCGTTGGCCATTCGGCAGCGCATCTACAAGGATCACCCCGAGACGGCGCAAAGCCTGAATAACCTGGCAAGTGCGCTTCTGCGCAAAGGGAAGCTGGCCGAAGCGGAAGTGTTATTCCGCCAGGCTGCGGAGCTTTGGCAGATGTTGTATCGGGATAACCATCCGCAAGTGGCGCGTGGCTTAAGCAATCTTGCCCACGTGCAACGCCTGCAGGGGAATGACCAAGAAGCGGAAGAACTACTTGAAAAAGCCGTGGAGATTTTGGAGAACCACCACGGCGCGAACCACCCAGAAACGGCTAGAGTTGTTGCTGCAATTGCCGCGCTCCGCTACGATGCCGGGGATTACCGCAAGGCAACCACGCTCTACCGCCATGCCCATGCAGCGTATGCGTTGGAATATGGCCAACATCACGAACGCACTGCGGTAATTGCGCATAAATTAGCGGAAGCATTGCTGCAAATCGGTGAAGTTGGGGCGGCCACGCAACTGCTTGAGGAAAGCTATCAGGTTCTGCAACGCATCAATCATCAATCGGCGGGGAGCATTGGGCAGTTGCTGGCATCAATCAAAGGATAG
- a CDS encoding imelysin has protein sequence MNYRFRIPFAAALLAATIVACSDSTTEPVDTDAQTTTAILNDLAYKVILPTYVELDQKAQTLADAVAALQTGITDAKLEAARQAWRDARRPWEQSEGFLFGPVDTKGIDPSIDSWPVNKTDLDAVLASSATLTKEYIDGLEGTQKGFHTIEYLIFGTNATKPASAMTPREIEYLVAVTQSFKAATAQLRQSWEASGDNFAAQFANAGGTSTIYTSQRSALEDIVGGMAGICDEVANGKINDPLTLQDRTREESQFSNNSNADFQDNIRSVKNLYLGTYGANSGKGVSQLVAAKNSTLDARVRAEIDAAIAAIGAMQPSFGEAIFNNKASVTAAQAAVLKLQATFEGEVTATLLP, from the coding sequence ATGAACTACCGATTCCGCATTCCATTTGCTGCCGCCTTGCTGGCAGCCACCATTGTTGCTTGCAGCGATTCCACAACCGAACCAGTGGATACCGACGCACAAACAACCACAGCGATCCTGAACGACCTTGCCTACAAAGTGATCCTGCCCACCTACGTTGAGCTGGACCAAAAAGCCCAAACACTTGCCGACGCAGTTGCCGCACTGCAGACCGGCATCACCGATGCAAAACTGGAGGCCGCACGCCAAGCCTGGCGCGATGCACGCCGCCCGTGGGAGCAAAGCGAAGGGTTCCTGTTTGGCCCGGTTGACACCAAAGGCATTGACCCAAGCATTGATAGCTGGCCAGTCAACAAAACCGATTTGGACGCTGTCCTTGCCAGCAGTGCCACCCTTACGAAGGAGTACATTGACGGCTTGGAAGGGACCCAAAAAGGCTTCCACACCATCGAGTATCTGATCTTTGGAACCAACGCCACAAAGCCGGCATCGGCAATGACCCCGCGTGAGATTGAGTACTTGGTGGCGGTCACGCAAAGTTTTAAGGCCGCAACGGCCCAGCTGCGCCAATCGTGGGAAGCATCCGGCGACAACTTTGCCGCCCAATTTGCCAATGCCGGCGGCACCAGCACCATCTACACCTCGCAGCGGAGCGCGCTGGAGGATATCGTTGGGGGAATGGCCGGCATCTGCGATGAGGTGGCCAACGGGAAAATCAACGACCCACTTACGCTGCAGGACCGGACGCGGGAGGAATCGCAGTTTAGCAACAACTCCAACGCCGATTTCCAGGACAACATCCGCAGCGTGAAGAACCTGTACTTGGGAACCTACGGAGCCAACAGCGGCAAAGGGGTTAGCCAGTTAGTGGCCGCAAAAAACAGCACGTTGGACGCTCGCGTTCGCGCCGAAATTGACGCAGCAATCGCGGCGATTGGCGCAATGCAGCCGTCGTTTGGGGAGGCGATTTTCAACAACAAAGCGTCCGTCACCGCAGCCCAAGCCGCCGTCCTTAAGCTGCAAGCAACGTTCGAGGGCGAAGTCACCGCAACACTTCTACCATAA